The nucleotide sequence ATGATGTCAAAACCTCTGCAATCTGTGACCGCGCGACCCTTCAGGATATTCCCTGAATATCAGTATGCATTCACGGCTGTCTCGCAATTGTTTCAGACAACAGATTTGCCTGACCCCCCGCTGGTCTATATTTACGGACCTTCGGGTTGTGGAAAATCGGCTCTGATCAACTCGCTGTTACCCGATTATGTAAATCTCCATCCGGAGGCGGAATGGAACAGCATGACAGCCAGTGAATTCGCTGCGAAATATGCTGTCGCTTCAAAAAACAAGCGAATTGCCGCGTTTCAAGAGAAACACCGCGGGATGAAGCTGCTGGTTCTGGAAGATATTCACAGCCTGGAAAACCGGACGCATACACAGGGAGAACTACTCTCAACACTGGATACGATTCTTAAACAGGGGGGCGCCGTCATTGTGACTTCGATCAAACCGCCCGGCGAACTGGCTCATTTTCAGAAGAAGCTGATTAATCGATTCCATGGGGGCGTCTGTGTGGGAATAGCTCCCTTGAAATACCAGAGCAGACTGGAGCTGCTAAAATTCTGGGCTGATTTTGAGCAGATTCCCATCAAAGAAAAAGAACTCGCCCTGATTGCCCGTCAGAAAGAATGCTCACCACGAGAGCTGTCTGCCATCCTGAATCAGCTGCATACGGTCAGCCGAATTCAGCAGAAACGCATTGAAGGCCGTTTCGTACAGGAATTCCTGGATGGGAATCTGGATCCGCCACGCACCAGTACGGCTAAAATCACCAGAGTCGTCTGTCGTGAATTTAAGACCAGCCTGGCCCAGGTCCGCTCTGCCAACCGGTCTCAGCAGATTGTTCTACCGCGGCAATGTGCCATGTTCCTCTCCCGGGAACTGACCGGTGAATCTTTAGCAAATATCGCGAATTATTTTAATCGCAAGAACCACAGCACGGTTATTCATGCCTGTCGTCAAATTCAGAACGATCTCGAAAAATCACCCGGATTACGTCAGCAGATTTCTCGCATCAAGCAACAACTTGGGGTATACCCTTTATAGCGGACAGGAAATTCAACCAGAGAAACCGGATCAGGAAACTTTTTCCAGGCCCCCTTTCACAGTTTCTGATGCTCTGTTTTGTCGACAACCTGTTCAAAGTCTGTTGCCAGAAGTCGACTGGTTTTTCGTTTCTGAACAGCGCTGATCGTGACTTTTCAAAGTCCTCTTCTTTGTGATCAGTCTATCTGCTTCCTACCAAGATCCCACCAACAGGTTTTCGACAGAAAATATCGCTAATACCATTGATTTAAAGTCATACTAAATCGGTATTTACGTTTAATTCTCTGCGATAATCCACAATTTTCTTCTCCCTCTGATACTACTACTGCTAAATAAAAATCTTTTAGATTAAAACTCCCTTGAAAAACAAGGTTGTTGTGTAGATTCGGGACCTCAGATTGATTGTGAAAGTCATCGAAATCACATAAAATATCATCAGCATTAAAGATCAAATTACAGGCAGCCAGAAAGTGTTTCCATCGATGTCCGCGGTTGCCGTCAAATTCCACGCATTTTTACAAAAGTTGATTCAAACATGAAGCTCAGTTGTTCTCGATCTACCCTGTTATCCGGCTTTCAGATCATTGGAAGCGTCATCAGTTCCCGCACACCGAAAGAAGTTCTGAAGTGCG is from Gimesia maris and encodes:
- a CDS encoding helix-turn-helix domain-containing protein; this encodes MMSKPLQSVTARPFRIFPEYQYAFTAVSQLFQTTDLPDPPLVYIYGPSGCGKSALINSLLPDYVNLHPEAEWNSMTASEFAAKYAVASKNKRIAAFQEKHRGMKLLVLEDIHSLENRTHTQGELLSTLDTILKQGGAVIVTSIKPPGELAHFQKKLINRFHGGVCVGIAPLKYQSRLELLKFWADFEQIPIKEKELALIARQKECSPRELSAILNQLHTVSRIQQKRIEGRFVQEFLDGNLDPPRTSTAKITRVVCREFKTSLAQVRSANRSQQIVLPRQCAMFLSRELTGESLANIANYFNRKNHSTVIHACRQIQNDLEKSPGLRQQISRIKQQLGVYPL